From a region of the Pseudanabaena sp. ABRG5-3 genome:
- a CDS encoding YqeG family HAD IIIA-type phosphatase — MKPWRLIAPDLVLSAPIYTITAQLMQKHGLSGLILDVDNTLIGDDESEVSDEIRQWVELMRQQYPIWLASNNFSDRRIQKVAESLNLPYRSRAGKPSRRVVRQVLEAMELPPAQVAMVGDRLFTDTIVGNRLGLFTILVQPPCEELVFKPNIATIFKARSSFLRNWEIWIARKSGVKI, encoded by the coding sequence GTGAAACCTTGGCGACTTATTGCTCCTGACTTAGTTCTGTCAGCACCGATTTACACGATTACTGCACAGTTAATGCAAAAACATGGGTTGAGTGGTCTCATTTTGGATGTTGATAACACCCTCATTGGGGATGATGAATCCGAGGTTTCAGATGAGATTCGTCAATGGGTAGAACTAATGCGTCAGCAATATCCCATTTGGTTAGCAAGTAATAATTTTAGCGATCGCCGCATTCAAAAGGTTGCCGAAAGCCTCAATCTGCCCTACCGTAGTCGCGCAGGTAAGCCATCTCGCCGCGTCGTCCGTCAAGTTCTCGAAGCAATGGAACTGCCACCTGCTCAAGTTGCGATGGTGGGTGATCGCCTATTCACCGATACGATTGTGGGCAATCGTCTTGGCTTGTTTACGATTTTGGTACAGCCTCCTTGTGAGGAGCTAGTATTTAAACCAAATATTGCCACTATTTTTAAAGCGCGATCGAGCTTTCTCCGCAATTGGGAAATTTGGATTGCTCGCAAATCTGGGGTAAAAATATAA
- the coaD gene encoding pantetheine-phosphate adenylyltransferase: MIAIYPGSFDPITFGHLDIIKRGSHLFDRVIVAVLRNPNKTPLFTMEERMTQIREATRHLDNVDVDTFTGLTVTYAHLMKAQVLIRGLRAVSDFEMELQMAHTNKTLANDIETVFLSTSNEYSFLSSSVVREIARFGGVIDHLVTPEVAIALRQKFL; encoded by the coding sequence TTGATAGCCATTTATCCAGGTAGTTTCGATCCAATTACCTTTGGACATCTCGATATTATTAAGCGCGGCAGTCATCTCTTCGATCGCGTAATTGTTGCGGTATTACGCAATCCCAATAAAACGCCTCTCTTTACGATGGAGGAACGGATGACACAAATCCGTGAGGCAACAAGGCATTTAGATAATGTTGATGTCGATACATTTACGGGATTGACTGTCACCTATGCCCATCTCATGAAAGCGCAAGTTCTGATTCGGGGTTTACGCGCAGTTTCCGATTTTGAAATGGAATTGCAGATGGCGCATACCAATAAGACCTTGGCAAATGACATTGAGACCGTGTTTCTATCTACTTCCAATGAATATAGTTTCTTGAGTAGTAGTGTGGTGCGGGAGATTGCCCGATTTGGCGGCGTGATCGATCATCTCGTTACGCCCGAAGTAGCGATCGCCCTCAGACAAAAGTTTCTCTAA
- the argF gene encoding ornithine carbamoyltransferase, which produces MGNLQGRDLLSLADLQPNEIQELLTLAQQLKAGEVKFDFQRKTLGLLFRKASTRTRVSFTVAMHQLGGHVIDLDPNVTQVSRGEPIQDTARVLDRYLDVLAIRTFEQAELETFAKFSKMPIINALSDLEHPCQVLADLLTVLENFGTLKGLTLTYLGDGNNMAHSLMIGCALVGMNVRIASPKNFTPDPAIVAQAKALATNSEVIVTDDPKLASQAAHVLYTDVWASMGQESEAEDRIPIFQPYQLNSELMALADRDAIALHCLPAHRGEEITDAVMEGDQSRIWDEAENRLHAQKALLASVL; this is translated from the coding sequence ATGGGAAACCTTCAGGGACGCGATCTTCTTAGTCTGGCAGACTTACAACCCAACGAGATTCAAGAATTACTCACCCTTGCTCAACAACTCAAAGCAGGCGAAGTAAAGTTTGACTTTCAGCGCAAAACCCTTGGCTTACTCTTCCGCAAAGCCTCAACCCGAACTCGTGTGAGCTTCACCGTTGCCATGCACCAACTGGGGGGACATGTCATTGATCTCGATCCAAATGTGACCCAAGTAAGCCGTGGTGAACCCATACAAGATACTGCCAGAGTTCTCGATCGCTACTTAGATGTTCTCGCCATTCGCACCTTTGAGCAAGCAGAACTAGAGACCTTTGCGAAGTTTTCTAAGATGCCCATTATTAATGCTTTGAGTGATTTGGAGCATCCTTGCCAAGTCTTAGCTGATTTGCTCACCGTATTAGAAAATTTCGGCACACTCAAAGGGCTGACCCTAACCTATCTCGGTGATGGTAACAATATGGCGCATTCCCTGATGATTGGCTGTGCGCTCGTTGGCATGAATGTGCGAATTGCTTCTCCGAAAAACTTTACGCCAGATCCCGCAATCGTTGCTCAGGCAAAGGCTTTAGCCACTAATTCCGAAGTTATCGTCACCGATGATCCGAAACTTGCATCTCAAGCGGCGCATGTTTTGTATACCGATGTGTGGGCAAGCATGGGGCAGGAATCGGAAGCAGAAGATCGTATTCCCATTTTCCAACCCTATCAACTGAATTCTGAACTCATGGCTTTAGCCGATCGCGATGCGATCGCTTTGCATTGTTTGCCAGCCCATCGAGGCGAAGAGATTACCGATGCAGTGATGGAAGGCGATCAGTCCCGCATTTGGGATGAAGCGGAAAATCGTCTCCATGCTCAAAAAGCTTTGCTAGCTAGCGTTTTATAA
- the hemH gene encoding ferrochelatase, translating to MGRLGVLLLNLGGPDKLEDVRPFLYNLFSDPEIIRLPSPLLQAPLAWLISSLRAKQSQQNYKKIGGGSPLRRITEAQAQALRTQLVQNGHEAQVYVGMRYWHPFTEEAIAQIKKDKIEELVVLPLYPQFSISTTGSSFRLLDRIWKTDPELQKIKYTVVPSWYDNSWYLQSMANLIATKLDQVKDPSKAHIFFSAHGVPVSYIEEAGDPYQKEIEACAALIMQKLNRQNPYKLAYQSRVGPVEWLQPYTDVAIEELASQGVKELVVVPISFVSEHIETLEEIDMEYREIAEHAGIETFARVPAPDTDPTFIQALVDVVLKALGDRPIPFSATIQPQKNTKLYPQEKWEWGMTPSAEVWNGRLAMLGFLILLLELWLGRGQILQ from the coding sequence ATGGGGCGATTAGGAGTTTTACTGCTGAACCTCGGTGGACCAGACAAGTTAGAGGATGTCCGCCCATTTTTGTATAACTTATTTTCTGACCCAGAAATTATTCGCTTGCCATCGCCATTGTTGCAAGCACCCCTCGCATGGCTCATTTCCAGTCTCCGTGCTAAACAGTCTCAGCAAAACTACAAAAAAATTGGTGGTGGCTCTCCTCTCCGTCGCATTACTGAGGCTCAAGCTCAAGCCTTGCGTACACAGCTCGTCCAAAATGGACATGAAGCTCAAGTTTATGTGGGAATGCGCTATTGGCATCCCTTCACCGAAGAGGCGATCGCTCAAATCAAAAAGGACAAAATTGAAGAATTAGTAGTTCTACCTTTGTATCCACAGTTTTCGATCAGCACTACAGGTTCTAGCTTCCGCTTACTAGACCGCATTTGGAAAACCGATCCTGAATTACAGAAGATCAAATATACAGTTGTGCCTTCTTGGTATGACAACTCATGGTATTTACAATCAATGGCAAACCTGATCGCCACTAAACTTGATCAGGTCAAAGACCCTAGCAAAGCCCATATCTTTTTTAGCGCCCACGGTGTGCCAGTTAGTTACATCGAAGAAGCAGGTGATCCTTACCAAAAGGAAATAGAGGCTTGTGCTGCTTTAATTATGCAAAAGCTAAATCGACAAAATCCTTATAAGTTGGCTTATCAAAGTCGTGTGGGTCCCGTTGAATGGTTGCAACCCTACACCGATGTCGCGATCGAAGAATTAGCATCACAAGGTGTCAAAGAATTAGTCGTGGTTCCGATCAGTTTTGTCTCTGAACATATCGAAACCCTTGAAGAAATCGATATGGAATATCGAGAAATTGCTGAACATGCAGGTATTGAAACTTTTGCGCGTGTCCCTGCTCCAGATACTGACCCCACATTTATCCAAGCCTTAGTCGATGTGGTACTCAAAGCTTTAGGCGATCGCCCTATTCCCTTCTCGGCAACTATCCAGCCACAAAAAAATACCAAACTCTACCCACAAGAAAAATGGGAATGGGGCATGACCCCTTCCGCAGAAGTGTGGAATGGGCGCTTAGCAATGCTCGGATTCCTGATCCTCTTGCTAGAGCTATGGCTAGGACGTGGGCAAATTTTGCAATAA
- the accC gene encoding acetyl-CoA carboxylase biotin carboxylase subunit, with translation MAPIAKLLIANRGEIALRIIRTCEELGIPTVAVYSDVDRNSLHVQLAHEAVCIGDSPSSKSYLNIPNIISAALTHNATAIHPGYGFLSENARFAEICADHNLLFVGPSPNSIRSMGDKSTAKKTMQKAGVPTIPGSEGLIESEEQAIKIAHDIGFPVMIKATAGGGGRGMRLVTNPDDLLRLLRAAQGEAEAAFGNGGVYIEKVIEDPRHIEIQILADMHGHVVHLGERDCSIQRRHQKLLEEAPSSAVNPKLREKMGEAAVKAAKAINYVGVGTVEFLLDKYGKFYFMEMNTRIQVEHPVTEMITGIDLIAEQLRVAQGDKLRFQQKDIEIRGHAIECRINAEDPDHNFRPNPGRISGYLPPGGPGVRMDSHVYTDYVIPPYYDSLIAKLIVWGSDRPSAILRMKRALRECAITGVPTTIPFHQKVLDDEEFRQGHVYTNYVPLLQARLEDQKIKTKNKAPQWVLYFLFITKVSSG, from the coding sequence ATGGCTCCCATCGCCAAACTACTGATTGCCAATCGAGGTGAAATTGCCCTCCGAATCATTCGGACTTGCGAGGAACTAGGAATCCCAACAGTTGCTGTTTATTCCGATGTCGATCGCAACTCGTTGCATGTACAGCTAGCCCACGAAGCGGTCTGCATTGGCGATTCACCCAGCAGCAAAAGCTATCTGAATATCCCAAATATCATTTCGGCAGCCCTGACCCACAACGCTACAGCCATTCACCCTGGCTATGGATTTCTGTCAGAGAATGCCCGATTTGCAGAAATTTGCGCCGATCACAACCTATTGTTTGTTGGTCCTAGCCCTAATTCGATTCGTTCGATGGGTGATAAGTCCACAGCTAAGAAGACCATGCAAAAGGCTGGCGTGCCAACTATTCCTGGGAGTGAAGGTTTAATCGAGTCGGAAGAGCAAGCAATTAAAATTGCCCATGATATTGGCTTTCCTGTAATGATTAAGGCTACCGCAGGTGGTGGTGGGCGGGGGATGCGTCTAGTCACCAATCCCGATGATTTATTGCGTCTACTTCGGGCTGCCCAAGGTGAGGCAGAGGCTGCCTTTGGCAATGGTGGGGTTTACATCGAGAAGGTGATCGAAGATCCGCGCCATATCGAAATTCAGATCTTGGCGGATATGCATGGTCATGTGGTGCATTTGGGCGAACGGGATTGCTCGATTCAGCGTCGCCACCAAAAATTATTAGAAGAAGCTCCTAGCAGTGCTGTTAATCCAAAATTGCGCGAAAAAATGGGGGAAGCGGCAGTAAAAGCTGCTAAGGCAATTAACTACGTTGGCGTAGGAACTGTGGAATTCTTGCTGGATAAATATGGCAAGTTTTATTTCATGGAAATGAATACTCGGATTCAAGTTGAGCATCCTGTAACAGAAATGATCACAGGAATTGACTTGATTGCGGAACAGTTGCGAGTTGCCCAAGGCGATAAGCTGCGCTTCCAGCAAAAGGATATTGAAATCCGTGGTCATGCCATCGAATGTCGGATCAATGCCGAAGACCCCGATCATAATTTCCGTCCTAACCCCGGTCGGATTAGTGGCTATTTACCCCCTGGAGGTCCGGGCGTCCGTATGGATTCCCATGTTTATACCGATTATGTCATTCCCCCCTATTACGATTCGCTGATTGCAAAGTTAATTGTCTGGGGTAGCGATCGCCCCTCCGCGATTTTGCGGATGAAGCGAGCTTTGCGTGAATGTGCAATTACAGGTGTACCGACAACAATTCCTTTTCATCAAAAGGTTTTAGATGATGAGGAATTTAGACAGGGTCACGTTTACACCAATTATGTGCCTTTGCTGCAAGCCAGACTAGAAGATCAAAAAATAAAAACTAAAAATAAAGCGCCCCAATGGGTGCTTTATTTTTTATTCATAACTAAAGTCAGTTCGGGTTAA
- a CDS encoding YaaW family protein, giving the protein MDELSNVLALATDEELYQIADILFRRKFNPIDYVATPPVQELQSWDRDELIEAIAKRFRFLAADGLTVLRRKTSDVSYREVLERVCQHLNIKYSKNQTVEDIESELFLNLISNSWKKLSPQERSSLDDSVQAALTESDLKKSLPLDAQRNPMSLLLKGGSAIAVSTVIRSAVLNAIARQMAWHFASYQVGYEVLKAGGTAIATRLNAYVSTYLAKRGMAVAATQYTAARTVFSVITPALWGLFFADLGWRAIATNYGRIIPAIFIIAQIRLLRMS; this is encoded by the coding sequence ATGGATGAATTAAGCAATGTTCTGGCATTGGCAACCGATGAAGAGCTATATCAAATTGCGGATATACTGTTTCGGCGTAAATTCAACCCCATTGATTATGTGGCTACTCCTCCTGTGCAAGAGTTACAAAGCTGGGATCGGGATGAACTAATTGAGGCGATCGCTAAGCGTTTTCGATTTTTGGCTGCCGATGGCTTGACGGTACTCCGCCGCAAAACTAGTGATGTTAGCTATCGTGAAGTTCTAGAGCGTGTCTGTCAGCACCTCAATATTAAATATTCTAAAAATCAAACCGTCGAAGATATTGAGTCTGAATTATTCCTGAATTTGATTAGCAATTCATGGAAAAAGCTCTCACCTCAGGAACGTTCAAGCCTTGATGATTCTGTACAAGCAGCTCTTACGGAGTCAGATTTGAAAAAATCCTTGCCCCTTGATGCTCAGCGTAACCCGATGAGTTTACTGCTCAAGGGTGGTAGCGCGATCGCTGTGAGTACCGTTATTCGTTCGGCAGTATTAAATGCGATCGCCCGACAAATGGCATGGCATTTTGCATCTTACCAAGTGGGCTATGAAGTTTTGAAGGCAGGAGGCACTGCGATCGCGACAAGATTAAATGCCTATGTCTCTACCTATTTAGCAAAACGCGGGATGGCAGTTGCGGCGACCCAATATACTGCGGCTAGAACTGTTTTCTCTGTGATTACGCCTGCGCTATGGGGTTTATTTTTTGCGGATCTGGGTTGGCGGGCGATCGCTACTAACTACGGACGGATTATTCCCGCTATTTTCATCATTGCTCAAATTAGACTACTGAGAATGTCTTAG
- a CDS encoding DUF3727 domain-containing protein yields MEGSTIVLTDDTGKSLPCTVETKFKVDSTEYLLLQPVDFSVQIFAWQETDDEEETELVDVTEEEIDLIFSTAQAVLSEQNLSLRRSAYTLTVSGELPEPTEEDIIEIDTEEDGNCGEFQELAHFYYEEQAFSVFTSLDPLMFIAKVGDNGLPEILTPAEMAALEPYVEQYLDHVLSTEDAEEEF; encoded by the coding sequence ATGGAAGGATCGACGATTGTACTTACGGATGACACAGGTAAGAGCTTGCCTTGCACTGTCGAAACCAAGTTTAAAGTGGACAGCACCGAATACCTGTTGCTGCAACCAGTTGACTTCTCTGTGCAAATCTTTGCATGGCAAGAAACCGATGATGAAGAAGAAACTGAATTAGTCGATGTCACCGAAGAAGAAATCGATTTAATTTTCTCAACAGCTCAAGCTGTTCTATCGGAACAAAACCTCTCATTACGGCGCTCTGCTTACACTTTAACAGTTTCGGGTGAGTTGCCTGAACCAACTGAAGAAGATATCATTGAAATTGACACCGAAGAAGATGGTAATTGTGGCGAGTTTCAAGAGCTAGCCCACTTCTACTATGAAGAACAAGCTTTTTCTGTATTTACATCCCTTGACCCTCTGATGTTTATTGCCAAAGTCGGAGACAATGGTCTACCTGAAATTCTGACCCCTGCGGAAATGGCAGCCCTTGAGCCTTATGTGGAGCAATATCTAGACCATGTCCTCAGCACAGAAGATGCCGAAGAAGAGTTCTAA
- a CDS encoding four-carbon acid sugar kinase family protein, with protein MAANSSSKPKIIVLDDDPTGSQTVHSCLLLTKWDVETLRIGLADESPIMFVLTNTRSLTPEDATKVTREVCRNLKPALEAEGIHEFLIVSRSDSTLRGHYPVETDAIAEELGNFDAHFLVPAFFEGGRFTKSSVHYLVVNGVPTPVHETEFAKDSVFGYKHSYLPDYVEEKTQGRIPADQVERFLLGDIRAGIRLRLARLHDNQCGVVDAENQADLNQFASDVLAIAATGKRFLFRSAASLLTALAKLPPQPIPAEEMSKYMRSHKAGVAIVGSHVKKTTEQLENLLKAPNTVPVEIEVARLLSDTEAQSAILKQEALAQVEQAHAAGKTAVVFTSRKELEFADIATRLAFGQSVSALLMAIVQGLPTDIGFLISKGGITSNDVLSTGLNLPTARLLGQILAGCSVVRTPADHPRFPDLPVVLFPGNVGDANALATVYTRLAMGIED; from the coding sequence ATGGCAGCTAATTCTTCCTCCAAGCCGAAAATTATTGTTCTTGATGACGATCCGACGGGTTCACAGACTGTGCATAGCTGCCTATTGCTGACGAAATGGGATGTGGAAACCCTACGGATTGGGCTAGCCGATGAATCGCCGATTATGTTTGTGTTGACAAATACGCGATCGCTGACTCCCGAAGATGCAACCAAAGTAACCCGCGAAGTTTGCCGCAATCTCAAGCCTGCACTGGAAGCAGAAGGTATCCATGAATTTTTGATCGTTAGTCGTTCGGATTCGACTTTGCGGGGACATTATCCAGTTGAAACCGATGCGATCGCTGAGGAGTTAGGTAACTTTGACGCGCATTTCCTTGTGCCTGCCTTTTTTGAAGGTGGACGCTTTACCAAATCAAGTGTGCATTATTTAGTAGTTAATGGTGTGCCGACACCAGTACATGAAACCGAATTTGCCAAGGATTCAGTGTTTGGTTACAAACATAGCTATTTACCTGATTATGTCGAAGAAAAAACTCAGGGGCGTATCCCTGCGGATCAAGTAGAGAGATTTTTATTAGGAGATATTCGTGCGGGGATTCGGTTGCGCTTAGCGAGACTCCATGACAATCAATGTGGCGTTGTCGATGCCGAAAATCAAGCTGACCTCAATCAATTTGCCTCCGATGTTTTGGCGATCGCGGCTACTGGCAAACGCTTTCTCTTCCGTAGTGCGGCGAGTTTGCTGACGGCTCTTGCTAAGCTTCCACCACAACCCATTCCTGCGGAAGAAATGTCCAAATATATGCGATCGCACAAAGCTGGTGTTGCGATCGTTGGCTCCCATGTCAAAAAAACCACCGAGCAGTTGGAGAATTTACTCAAAGCTCCTAATACTGTTCCCGTTGAAATTGAGGTGGCGCGTTTATTGAGCGATACGGAAGCACAATCGGCAATTCTCAAACAGGAAGCCCTCGCCCAAGTTGAACAAGCCCATGCCGCAGGGAAAACCGCCGTCGTGTTTACCAGTCGCAAAGAATTAGAATTTGCGGATATTGCCACTCGCCTCGCCTTTGGTCAGTCAGTATCGGCGCTATTGATGGCGATCGTGCAGGGACTACCCACCGATATTGGCTTTCTGATTAGCAAAGGTGGCATTACTTCTAACGATGTCCTGAGCACAGGTTTAAACCTACCCACAGCGAGGCTATTAGGGCAAATTTTGGCAGGTTGCTCCGTGGTACGAACTCCCGCCGATCATCCTCGTTTTCCTGATTTACCCGTGGTCTTGTTCCCCGGAAATGTGGGTGACGCGAATGCTCTGGCGACGGTTTATACAAGATTGGCAATGGGTATTGAAGACTAA
- a CDS encoding phycobilisome linker polypeptide has protein sequence MKSVDIDSVTPSVDDYRNHQVQIEFTGGIQQGKMQGKTQTVTIAYSSLSKRMQTIRRLGGKIINVSILRFQADDMSRIDDEPVDANSAIATNIDNNPTIAESVESIEPSIKASDDQHIEVSAESTLSEANAPIVEEIRAIDPSLAQNEHHSHDVENLESNADITSQDIAVTAPEEIAPVSEVTPEETVEIIAEPTAIPENILEETVKTIAEPTAILEEPVKTVDEPETISETAVEQTVEIVAAKDDITGENTAAEILPVAAPKKSKSSLVAPKSKKTRTSAKHGFNKLDSKLKTHEPIANIPTAPIDNIEVEIATPDPIVEPEISNLVVASVPEIDVKIAEPVIEASEPVVDAVIDEAVVATNVETVDAVVETNLEKEEVVETNLETVDKTIEINQPVVETQNQHVDEVIPELELETILADVVTPDLETVNPDIPAIEAEHTSISIPPAEVIATSAKSKKSKTASKSGHGFSKPKSRK, from the coding sequence ATGAAAAGTGTAGATATTGATTCTGTAACTCCATCTGTGGATGATTACAGAAACCACCAAGTCCAGATTGAGTTTACAGGTGGTATTCAGCAAGGAAAAATGCAGGGCAAGACTCAGACAGTCACTATTGCCTATAGCTCCCTTTCCAAAAGAATGCAAACAATTCGTCGGCTGGGTGGAAAGATTATCAATGTCTCTATTCTTCGCTTTCAGGCTGATGATATGTCAAGGATTGACGACGAGCCTGTTGATGCTAATTCTGCGATCGCAACCAATATTGACAATAATCCTACGATCGCAGAATCCGTAGAATCTATCGAGCCATCTATTAAGGCGAGCGATGATCAGCATATTGAGGTATCCGCAGAAAGTACTTTGTCAGAAGCTAATGCCCCTATTGTTGAAGAGATTCGTGCTATTGATCCATCTCTTGCTCAAAATGAGCATCATAGCCATGATGTAGAAAACTTGGAGAGTAATGCAGATATTACTTCGCAAGATATTGCTGTAACAGCACCAGAAGAGATCGCACCTGTCTCTGAAGTTACGCCTGAAGAGACTGTAGAAATTATTGCCGAGCCTACAGCTATTCCTGAGAATATTCTTGAGGAAACTGTAAAAACTATTGCTGAGCCTACAGCTATTCTTGAGGAGCCTGTAAAAACTGTTGATGAACCAGAAACTATTTCTGAAACCGCTGTAGAGCAGACGGTAGAAATTGTTGCTGCCAAGGATGATATCACTGGAGAAAATACAGCAGCAGAAATATTACCAGTAGCTGCTCCGAAAAAATCTAAGTCTAGCTTAGTAGCACCTAAGTCCAAAAAAACACGGACTTCCGCTAAGCATGGGTTTAATAAACTTGATTCTAAGCTCAAAACCCATGAACCTATAGCTAATATACCTACAGCCCCTATAGACAATATAGAAGTAGAGATCGCAACACCAGATCCAATTGTAGAACCAGAAATTTCTAATCTAGTGGTAGCGTCAGTTCCAGAAATTGACGTAAAGATTGCCGAACCCGTGATAGAGGCTTCAGAGCCTGTTGTTGATGCAGTTATAGACGAAGCAGTTGTAGCAACTAACGTAGAAACTGTAGATGCAGTCGTAGAGACTAATCTAGAAAAAGAAGAAGTTGTAGAAACTAATCTAGAAACTGTAGATAAAACTATAGAAATTAATCAACCTGTTGTGGAGACACAAAACCAACATGTTGATGAGGTCATCCCAGAACTTGAGTTAGAGACAATTCTTGCTGATGTTGTAACGCCAGATCTAGAGACAGTTAACCCAGATATCCCTGCGATCGAGGCTGAACATACATCTATATCTATTCCCCCAGCCGAAGTTATTGCCACATCGGCTAAATCTAAAAAATCAAAAACTGCTAGTAAATCGGGGCATGGTTTTAGTAAACCCAAATCTCGTAAATGA
- a CDS encoding chorismate lyase, with protein MTLTSAQSIQSTTARPWNRIEEPMWQGSEDDIRKGLPFNLLSPTWQMFLMGDGAPTRHLQLLTQSEISVEVLAMTNIGDDDDNAPSDISLIAAPRIRRQIFLRSQKTGEIFSHATSWWSEAAMQKYLKDPSLPIWVSLNQKYTELYRDLKGIYKGACPQLAQAFGYPEVKEYWARHYLLWHGGEPITMLYEIYSPAIGKYLGSSSI; from the coding sequence ATGACCCTCACCTCAGCTCAAAGCATCCAAAGTACTACGGCTCGACCTTGGAATCGGATTGAAGAACCCATGTGGCAAGGTAGCGAAGATGATATTCGTAAAGGCTTGCCCTTTAATTTGCTATCCCCAACTTGGCAAATGTTTTTAATGGGTGATGGTGCGCCAACGCGACATTTACAGCTATTGACCCAATCCGAGATTTCGGTCGAAGTACTAGCCATGACTAATATTGGTGATGATGACGACAATGCCCCATCGGATATTTCCTTGATTGCAGCTCCCAGAATCCGTCGCCAAATCTTTTTGCGATCGCAAAAGACAGGAGAGATTTTTTCCCATGCGACTTCATGGTGGTCAGAGGCAGCGATGCAAAAATATTTGAAAGATCCATCTCTGCCGATCTGGGTCAGCCTCAACCAAAAGTACACAGAGCTTTATCGCGATCTCAAAGGCATTTATAAGGGGGCTTGTCCTCAATTAGCACAAGCCTTTGGCTATCCAGAGGTTAAGGAGTACTGGGCAAGACATTATTTGCTATGGCATGGCGGCGAACCAATCACCATGCTCTATGAAATTTATTCACCAGCGATCGGCAAATATCTCGGCTCAAGCAGTATCTAA
- the mltG gene encoding endolytic transglycosylase MltG, producing the protein MSSAQKMPKKSSNWLFYGVVVPITILFTGVVSSSWWIWASAAPSSFGAKVRITIPDGMPTQAIAQELEAAGVIRSSLALRLWLQWQSLRSSDGASLRSGTYDFATNQSLQDIVAQIQTAKSTEVRFTIPEGWSIAQMADLFEKQGFFAAKDFVAATQRTSPKRRPWLPEDIPSLEGFLFPDTYQILPSEATPDRIIDLMLDRFEQVALPVYKDNQSGKPKVKVSLKDWVTLASIVEKEAVIDSERRIISGVFWNRLKKNMRLESDPTVEYGLNIKQTPENPLTLDQVRTSSPYNTYLNEGLPPGAIASVGLASLKATLDPASTDYLFFVAKYDGSHVFSRNLEDHEKALQAIDKKIQQKTPKQ; encoded by the coding sequence ATGTCCTCAGCACAGAAGATGCCGAAGAAGAGTTCTAATTGGCTGTTTTATGGTGTTGTTGTCCCCATAACGATTTTATTTACTGGCGTAGTCAGTAGCTCTTGGTGGATTTGGGCAAGTGCCGCACCTAGTAGTTTTGGGGCAAAGGTTAGGATTACGATACCTGATGGAATGCCTACTCAAGCGATCGCCCAAGAGCTAGAAGCCGCAGGTGTAATTCGCTCTAGTTTAGCGTTACGCCTATGGCTACAATGGCAATCTTTGCGAAGTAGTGACGGAGCATCTTTGCGATCGGGAACCTACGACTTTGCCACCAATCAATCTCTGCAAGATATAGTCGCCCAAATCCAAACTGCTAAATCTACCGAAGTGCGCTTTACCATTCCTGAGGGTTGGTCGATCGCTCAGATGGCGGATCTGTTTGAGAAGCAGGGATTTTTTGCGGCAAAAGACTTTGTGGCAGCGACTCAACGCACCAGCCCCAAGCGTCGTCCTTGGCTACCTGAGGATATCCCCAGTTTAGAAGGATTCCTATTTCCTGATACTTATCAAATTCTGCCATCGGAAGCAACACCAGATCGAATTATTGATCTGATGCTAGATCGCTTTGAGCAAGTGGCTTTGCCTGTTTACAAAGACAATCAGTCTGGAAAGCCGAAGGTTAAAGTTAGTCTCAAGGATTGGGTAACGCTGGCGAGTATTGTCGAAAAAGAAGCCGTGATTGATTCAGAGCGTCGCATTATATCGGGGGTTTTCTGGAATCGTCTGAAAAAGAATATGCGTTTAGAGTCAGATCCGACCGTGGAGTATGGTTTAAATATTAAGCAGACTCCCGAAAATCCACTGACGCTAGATCAGGTGCGGACATCTTCGCCCTATAACACTTATCTCAATGAAGGTTTACCTCCGGGGGCGATCGCCTCGGTCGGATTAGCTAGCCTTAAGGCAACGCTTGATCCTGCCAGTACTGACTATCTGTTCTTTGTGGCTAAATATGATGGCAGTCATGTCTTTAGTCGCAATTTAGAAGATCACGAAAAAGCATTACAGGCGATAGACAAAAAAATTCAGCAAAAAACTCCGAAACAGTAA